A genomic region of Oryza glaberrima chromosome 1, OglaRS2, whole genome shotgun sequence contains the following coding sequences:
- the LOC127773063 gene encoding uncharacterized protein LOC127773063 isoform X3: MEQEAATALAAKQEEVAQLGEGILHHFEQILHQDSLIDEVGFLHPTQFQSLEHSQTSNWTFEVPECPQRYLWCKDHKLAISTEILPKLYRASQHAYSNSAAAKDGSFMETDLMRHSKALLILCPDMLTAWNSRKIVLSVNYDFTKLKDELQLCALILSYSPKNESTWSHRDFLGKKWMPMTNRRWVIKKVSEHNQDVSELIEMESVLVKQIAEKSKMNYRAWRHRCWLIPYMTREQVLNELKKSTRWNELHVADNCCFHYRRSLLLALLDSCHVEDTEDSLDRKSEVHLLWKEELTWNEKLIRRYQGRECVGVVFVDPS, from the exons ATGGAACAAGAAGCAGCAACAGCTTTGGCAGCCAAGCAAGAGGAAGTGGCGCAGCTCGGGGAGGGTATCCTCCACCACTTTGAGCAAATCCTCCATCAAGACTCCCTCAT AGATGAAGTGGGGTTCTTGCACCCGACACAGTTCCAGTCACTAGAACACAGCCAGACTAGTAATTGGACATTTGAAGTACCTGAATGTCCTCAGAGATACCTGTGGTGCAAAGACCATAAGCTTGCCATATCCACGGAAATCTTACCTAAGCTCTACCGTGCTTCACAGCATGCATACTCCAATTCAGCAGCAGCCAAGGATGGTTCATTCATGGAAACTGATCTGATGAGGCACAGCAAGGCACTGCTCATTCTTTGCCCTGACATGCTCACCGCATGGAACTCAAG GAAGATAGTGCTATCAGTGAATTATGATTTCACTAAGCTCAAGGATGAGCTGCAATTGTGTGCTCTGATCCTTTCATACTCACCAAAAAACGAAAGCACCTGGAGCCATAG ggattttttaggaaaaaagtGGATGCCTATGACCAACAG GAGATGGGTGATCAAGAAGGTTTCAGAGCACAACCAGGATGTGTCGGAGCTTATAGAGATGGAATCTGTACTAGTGAAACAGATAGCAGAG AAATCAAAGATGAACTACCGTGCGTGGAGGCATCGCTGCTGGCTTATTCCCTACATGACAAGAGAACAG GTTCTGAATGAGTTAAAGAAATCAACAAGATGGAACGAGTTACATGTCGCTGACAACTGTTGTTTTCACTACCGACGG TCCCTACTGCTTGCATTACTAGACAGTTGCCATGTAGAGGACACAGAAGATTCCCTTGATAGGAAGTCAGAAGTTCATTTACTGTGGAAG GAGGAACTGACGTGGAATGAGAAACTTATCAGGCGCTACCAAGGGAGAGAG TGTGTTGGTGTAGTCTTTGTGGATCCATCGTAG
- the LOC127773063 gene encoding uncharacterized protein LOC127773063 isoform X2 yields MEQEAATALAAKQEEVAQLGEGILHHFEQILHQDSLIDEVGFLHPTQFQSLEHSQTSNWTFEVPECPQRYLWCKDHKLAISTEILPKLYRASQHAYSNSAAAKDGSFMETDLMRHSKALLILCPDMLTAWNSRKIVLSVNYDFTKLKDELQLCALILSYSPKNESTWSHRRWVIKKVSEHNQDVSELIEMESVLVKQIAEKSKMNYRAWRHRCWLIPYMTREQVLNELKKSTRWNELHVADNCCFHYRRSLLLALLDSCHVEDTEDSLDRKSEVHLLWKEELTWNEKLIRRYQGRESLWIHRRFLSQWWMKFLLSSEETECAAGTSLVDLFLVQEIYLLSDCLNAPADEFGEACVQSELAALYILWISKQVPAVKLKLEERLHSLGSLEDVLARACPERSRLWTHLIA; encoded by the exons ATGGAACAAGAAGCAGCAACAGCTTTGGCAGCCAAGCAAGAGGAAGTGGCGCAGCTCGGGGAGGGTATCCTCCACCACTTTGAGCAAATCCTCCATCAAGACTCCCTCAT AGATGAAGTGGGGTTCTTGCACCCGACACAGTTCCAGTCACTAGAACACAGCCAGACTAGTAATTGGACATTTGAAGTACCTGAATGTCCTCAGAGATACCTGTGGTGCAAAGACCATAAGCTTGCCATATCCACGGAAATCTTACCTAAGCTCTACCGTGCTTCACAGCATGCATACTCCAATTCAGCAGCAGCCAAGGATGGTTCATTCATGGAAACTGATCTGATGAGGCACAGCAAGGCACTGCTCATTCTTTGCCCTGACATGCTCACCGCATGGAACTCAAG GAAGATAGTGCTATCAGTGAATTATGATTTCACTAAGCTCAAGGATGAGCTGCAATTGTGTGCTCTGATCCTTTCATACTCACCAAAAAACGAAAGCACCTGGAGCCATAG GAGATGGGTGATCAAGAAGGTTTCAGAGCACAACCAGGATGTGTCGGAGCTTATAGAGATGGAATCTGTACTAGTGAAACAGATAGCAGAG AAATCAAAGATGAACTACCGTGCGTGGAGGCATCGCTGCTGGCTTATTCCCTACATGACAAGAGAACAG GTTCTGAATGAGTTAAAGAAATCAACAAGATGGAACGAGTTACATGTCGCTGACAACTGTTGTTTTCACTACCGACGG TCCCTACTGCTTGCATTACTAGACAGTTGCCATGTAGAGGACACAGAAGATTCCCTTGATAGGAAGTCAGAAGTTCATTTACTGTGGAAG GAGGAACTGACGTGGAATGAGAAACTTATCAGGCGCTACCAAGGGAGAGAG TCTTTGTGGATCCATCGTAGGTTCCTCTCACAATGGTGGATGAAGTTCTTGCTCAGCAGTGAGGAAACAGAGTGTGCTGCAGGCACATCGCTGGTGGATCTCTTCCTAGTCCAGGAGATATACCTCCTGTCAGACTGCCTGAATGCCCCTGCCGATGAATTTGGTGAGGCATGTGTCCAATCTGAGCTTGCAGCCCTCTACATTCTCTGGATATCAAAG CAAGTTCCGGCTGTGAAACTAAAGCTGGAAGAAAGGCTACATTCGTTGGGGAGCCTGGAGGATGTGTTAGCAAGGGCCTGCCCGGAGAGAAGTAGATTGTGGACGCATTTGATAGCTTGA
- the LOC127773063 gene encoding uncharacterized protein LOC127773063 isoform X4 — protein MEQEAATALAAKQEEVAQLGEGILHHFEQILHQDSLIDEVGFLHPTQFQSLEHSQTSNWTFEVPECPQRYLWCKDHKLAISTEILPKLYRASQHAYSNSAAAKDGSFMETDLMRHSKALLILCPDMLTAWNSRKIVLSVNYDFTKLKDELQLCALILSYSPKNESTWSHRDFLGKKWMPMTNRRWVIKKVSEHNQDVSELIEMESVLVKQIAEKSKMNYRAWRHRCWLIPYMTREQVLNELKKSTRWNELHVADNCCFHYRRSLLLALLDSCHVEDTEDSLDRKSEVHLLWKEELTWNEKLIRRYQGREV, from the exons ATGGAACAAGAAGCAGCAACAGCTTTGGCAGCCAAGCAAGAGGAAGTGGCGCAGCTCGGGGAGGGTATCCTCCACCACTTTGAGCAAATCCTCCATCAAGACTCCCTCAT AGATGAAGTGGGGTTCTTGCACCCGACACAGTTCCAGTCACTAGAACACAGCCAGACTAGTAATTGGACATTTGAAGTACCTGAATGTCCTCAGAGATACCTGTGGTGCAAAGACCATAAGCTTGCCATATCCACGGAAATCTTACCTAAGCTCTACCGTGCTTCACAGCATGCATACTCCAATTCAGCAGCAGCCAAGGATGGTTCATTCATGGAAACTGATCTGATGAGGCACAGCAAGGCACTGCTCATTCTTTGCCCTGACATGCTCACCGCATGGAACTCAAG GAAGATAGTGCTATCAGTGAATTATGATTTCACTAAGCTCAAGGATGAGCTGCAATTGTGTGCTCTGATCCTTTCATACTCACCAAAAAACGAAAGCACCTGGAGCCATAG ggattttttaggaaaaaagtGGATGCCTATGACCAACAG GAGATGGGTGATCAAGAAGGTTTCAGAGCACAACCAGGATGTGTCGGAGCTTATAGAGATGGAATCTGTACTAGTGAAACAGATAGCAGAG AAATCAAAGATGAACTACCGTGCGTGGAGGCATCGCTGCTGGCTTATTCCCTACATGACAAGAGAACAG GTTCTGAATGAGTTAAAGAAATCAACAAGATGGAACGAGTTACATGTCGCTGACAACTGTTGTTTTCACTACCGACGG TCCCTACTGCTTGCATTACTAGACAGTTGCCATGTAGAGGACACAGAAGATTCCCTTGATAGGAAGTCAGAAGTTCATTTACTGTGGAAG GAGGAACTGACGTGGAATGAGAAACTTATCAGGCGCTACCAAGGGAGAGAGGTTTGA
- the LOC127773063 gene encoding uncharacterized protein LOC127773063 isoform X1, which yields MEQEAATALAAKQEEVAQLGEGILHHFEQILHQDSLIDEVGFLHPTQFQSLEHSQTSNWTFEVPECPQRYLWCKDHKLAISTEILPKLYRASQHAYSNSAAAKDGSFMETDLMRHSKALLILCPDMLTAWNSRKIVLSVNYDFTKLKDELQLCALILSYSPKNESTWSHRDFLGKKWMPMTNRRWVIKKVSEHNQDVSELIEMESVLVKQIAEKSKMNYRAWRHRCWLIPYMTREQVLNELKKSTRWNELHVADNCCFHYRRSLLLALLDSCHVEDTEDSLDRKSEVHLLWKEELTWNEKLIRRYQGRESLWIHRRFLSQWWMKFLLSSEETECAAGTSLVDLFLVQEIYLLSDCLNAPADEFGEACVQSELAALYILWISKQVPAVKLKLEERLHSLGSLEDVLARACPERSRLWTHLIA from the exons ATGGAACAAGAAGCAGCAACAGCTTTGGCAGCCAAGCAAGAGGAAGTGGCGCAGCTCGGGGAGGGTATCCTCCACCACTTTGAGCAAATCCTCCATCAAGACTCCCTCAT AGATGAAGTGGGGTTCTTGCACCCGACACAGTTCCAGTCACTAGAACACAGCCAGACTAGTAATTGGACATTTGAAGTACCTGAATGTCCTCAGAGATACCTGTGGTGCAAAGACCATAAGCTTGCCATATCCACGGAAATCTTACCTAAGCTCTACCGTGCTTCACAGCATGCATACTCCAATTCAGCAGCAGCCAAGGATGGTTCATTCATGGAAACTGATCTGATGAGGCACAGCAAGGCACTGCTCATTCTTTGCCCTGACATGCTCACCGCATGGAACTCAAG GAAGATAGTGCTATCAGTGAATTATGATTTCACTAAGCTCAAGGATGAGCTGCAATTGTGTGCTCTGATCCTTTCATACTCACCAAAAAACGAAAGCACCTGGAGCCATAG ggattttttaggaaaaaagtGGATGCCTATGACCAACAG GAGATGGGTGATCAAGAAGGTTTCAGAGCACAACCAGGATGTGTCGGAGCTTATAGAGATGGAATCTGTACTAGTGAAACAGATAGCAGAG AAATCAAAGATGAACTACCGTGCGTGGAGGCATCGCTGCTGGCTTATTCCCTACATGACAAGAGAACAG GTTCTGAATGAGTTAAAGAAATCAACAAGATGGAACGAGTTACATGTCGCTGACAACTGTTGTTTTCACTACCGACGG TCCCTACTGCTTGCATTACTAGACAGTTGCCATGTAGAGGACACAGAAGATTCCCTTGATAGGAAGTCAGAAGTTCATTTACTGTGGAAG GAGGAACTGACGTGGAATGAGAAACTTATCAGGCGCTACCAAGGGAGAGAG TCTTTGTGGATCCATCGTAGGTTCCTCTCACAATGGTGGATGAAGTTCTTGCTCAGCAGTGAGGAAACAGAGTGTGCTGCAGGCACATCGCTGGTGGATCTCTTCCTAGTCCAGGAGATATACCTCCTGTCAGACTGCCTGAATGCCCCTGCCGATGAATTTGGTGAGGCATGTGTCCAATCTGAGCTTGCAGCCCTCTACATTCTCTGGATATCAAAG CAAGTTCCGGCTGTGAAACTAAAGCTGGAAGAAAGGCTACATTCGTTGGGGAGCCTGGAGGATGTGTTAGCAAGGGCCTGCCCGGAGAGAAGTAGATTGTGGACGCATTTGATAGCTTGA